The following coding sequences lie in one Musa acuminata AAA Group cultivar baxijiao chromosome BXJ3-1, Cavendish_Baxijiao_AAA, whole genome shotgun sequence genomic window:
- the LOC135628168 gene encoding putative F-box protein PP2-B12: MQRGMPDSSRSTDLSRMADSGIERLPEGCIAQAISLTSPRDACHSSAVSSAFRSAAASDTVWERFLPSDCHSILSRAVHPVEYSSKRDLFFLLCDSVLIDGGKMSFWLERSSGVKCYMLSASALSIIWGDTPQYWKWVSLPDSRFSEVAQLVAVCWLEIRGRIQSKMLSPRTTYAAYLIFKLADSSRGLGHPPHETSVTVGAQSSTRAIRLQPRGTDRHALMMVNFRGGAPEVEEEELGGRVREDGWMEAEMGEFYNEDGEDEEDEEVVMSWMEVKGGHWKKGLIVEGIEIRPKTLAI, from the exons ATGCAGAGAGGAATGCCAGATTCATCGCGATCGACCGATCTATCTCGGATGGCAGACTCGGGTATCGAGAGGCTTCCCGAGGGATGCATCGCCCAAGCCATCTCCCTCACGTCCCCCCGGGACGCCTGCCACTCCTCCGCCGTCTCCTCTGCCTTTcgctccgccgccgcctccgacaCCGTCTGGGAACGCTTCCTGCCCTCCGATTGCCACTCCATCCTCTCCCGCGCCGTCCACCCCGTGGAGTACTCCTCCAAGCgcgacctcttcttcctcctctgcgaTTCCGTCCTCATCGATGGTGGCAAGATG AGTTTCTGGTTGGAGAGGTCCAGTGGGGTCAAGTGCTACATGCTCTCCGCCTCTGCGCTGTCCATCATATGGGGAGACACCCCCCAATACTGGAAGTGGGTTTCCCTGCCCGATTCCAG GTTCTCAGAGGTCGCCCAACTGGTGGCCGTATGCTGGTTGGAGATTCGTGGGAGGATCCAGAGTAAAATGCTCTCCCCGAGAACAACTTACGCTGCCTATCTTATCTTCAAACTAGCTGATTCGTCGCGTGGTCTCGGCCATCCACCCCACGAAACATCCGTCACGGTTGGAGCGCAATCATCCACCAGAGCGATCCGCTTGCAGCCCCGTGGCACGGATAGGCACGCTTTGATGATGGTGAACTTTCGAGGAGGAGCTCCCGAAGTGGAAGAGGAGGAACTCGGTGGGCGGGTAAGGGAGGACGGGTGGATGGAGGCGGAGATGGGCGAGTTCTACAATGAGGACGgggaggacgaggaggacgaggaggtggTGATGAGTTGGATGGAAGTGAAAGGAGGGCATTGGAAGAAGGGTCTCATCGTCGAGGGCATCGAGATAAGGCCTAAAACTTTGGCCATATAG